The nucleotide sequence CAGGCTGCGGTCAGGCCGCTCGACGGTTTCATAGGCCAGGCAAACCGCGCCTTTCGCCAGCATGGCCCGCGTCAGCTCTTCCGACGAGGCAAAGTGGAAATAGGTAAACAGCAGTTGATTTTCTTTGATGAGGTCATATTCGCTCGAAATGGGCTCCTTGACCTTCATAATCATTTCAGCAATGCCGTAAACTTCCTGGATAGTTGGAAGCATGATGGCACCGGCCGCAATGTATTCTTCGTCTTCGAAACCGCTGCCCTCGCCGGCGTTAACCTGCACGTAGACGGTATGACCATGCTTCCGTAGTTCGGTAACCCCGGCAGGCGTTAGCGCCACGCGGTTTTCGTTATTTTTTATCTCTTTCGGAACACCAATAACCATGACGTTTCGGGTTGATTAAGTTTGTTGACTTGTGCATACAAAAGTAGAAGGCCAGGACTTATTTTCTGACCGGTTCGCCTTAATCAGGAAATTAGGCGATAAAATGGCCTTTATGGAGGAAATAATCCGGATAATGCTGTATTTGCAGCCGGGACTGCCGTAAAAATTCCGTTATGGAAATTTTAGATAAAACCGATCGTAACCTTCTTGCTCTCCTGCAGGAGAACGCACGCCTGACAATTCAGGAAATCGGGCAGCGGATAAACCTGTCTAAAACACCCGTTCATGAACGCATCAAGCGGCTTGAACGGGAAGGGATTATTGACCGATACGTAACGATTCTGGACAAGAAAAAGTTAGGAAATCTCCTGATGGTGTATTGCCAGGTGACGTTGGACAAGCAGACCCGCGATACGTTCGCCGACTTCGACGCGGCCGTGCGCGAACTGCCCGAAGTGCTGGAGTGCAACCGCGTTTCGGGGACGTTCGATTACCTGCTCAAAATCGTCAGCCGCGATATGGAAACCTACAACCGCTTTTATCAGGAGCGTCTGTCATCGATTCCCGGAACATTGCACATCAGCAGTTTCTTCGTTATGGCCGAGGTCAAGAACTCGACGGTGGTGCCGGTGGACTAACGAGCCGGAACGGAAAAGAGCAATAGATCGGCAAAGCGGTTGTTAGCTGACCGGAATAACTTCCCCATGCGTCTGGCGCATGACCTCACGCAGCACGGGGGTAAAGTGTCCGAGCGTCCGCAGGGCCGCTTCGGTAAGCCAGGGGTGTCCGAATAGTCGCTGAACGCTTCGGCCTACCCATAGTCGCCGGGCAAATCGCTCCGACCAGTCGTGCTGATAGCAGTGTTCGAGCTGCGGGCGCGTCAGCTGGCCACGCAGAAACCTGT is from Spirosoma taeanense and encodes:
- a CDS encoding Lrp/AsnC family transcriptional regulator; the protein is MEILDKTDRNLLALLQENARLTIQEIGQRINLSKTPVHERIKRLEREGIIDRYVTILDKKKLGNLLMVYCQVTLDKQTRDTFADFDAAVRELPEVLECNRVSGTFDYLLKIVSRDMETYNRFYQERLSSIPGTLHISSFFVMAEVKNSTVVPVD